A stretch of Channa argus isolate prfri chromosome 16, Channa argus male v1.0, whole genome shotgun sequence DNA encodes these proteins:
- the ptbp1a gene encoding polypyrimidine tract-binding protein 1a isoform X2 gives MDGRLDTDLYPLGSGYVPEIDVHDISVGTKRGSDELFSSCISNGPYIMNSANGNDSKKFKGDVRSSGVPSRVVHVRKLPNDINEAEVIGLGLPFGKVTNLLMLKGKNQAFLELNSEECAQTMVNYYSSVTPVIRNHPIYMQYSTHKELKTDNSPNQVRAQAALQAVNALHGGGLGSMAIAADAGSMGGAGTQSPVLRVIVENLFYPVTLDVLHQIFSKFGTVLKIITFTKNNQFQALIQYADGMTAQHAKLSLDGQNIYNACCTLRISFSKLTSLNVKYNNDKSRDYTRPDLPTADSQSSIDHQTMAAAFAAPGIISASPYGGAHAFPPTFAIQQAGLSMPGIPSALASLGVGHGGMAAAAAAASRLGLSGLATTGGHNVLLVSNLNPESVTPHCLFILFGVYGDVMRVKILFNKKENALIQMSDGTQAQLAMSHLNGQRLHGRAMRVTLSKHTTVQLPREGHEDQGLTKDYSNSPLHRFKKPGSKNYSNIFPPSATLHLSNIPPSVVEDELRRLFASSGATVKAFKFFQKDRKMALIQMGSVEEAIESLIEFHNHDLGENHHLRVSFSKSTI, from the exons ATGGACGG CCGCCTAGACACTGACTTGTATCCTCTGGGATCCGGCTACGTCCCTGAAATTGA TGTCCATGACATATCAGTTGGCACAAAG CGGGGATCCGACGAGCTGTTTTCTTCCTGTATATCCAACGGGCCCTATATCATGAACTCAG CCAATGGCAACGACAGCAAAAAATTCAAAGGTGACGTCCGCAGTTCTGGTGTTCCATCACGTGTGGTTCATGTACGCAAGCTGCCCAATGACATAAATGAGGCTGAGGTTATTGGTCTGGGACTTCCTTTTGGAAAGGTCACTAATCTGCTGATGCTGAAAGGGAAAAACCAG GCATTCCTGGAACTGAACAGTGAGGAGTGTGCACAGACGATGGTGAACTACTACTCATCTGTCACCCCTGTAATCAGAAACCATCCCATTTACATGCAATACTCAACCCACAAGGAACTCAAGACTGACAACTCCCCAAACCAAGTG CGTGCCCAGGCAGCTCTGCAGGCAGTAAATGCTTTGCATGGAGGTGGGCTGGGGAGCATGGCCATTGCTGCAGATGCAGGCAGCATGGGAGGAGCAGGGACCCAAAGTCCTGTACTCAGAGTGATAGTGGAGAACCTCTTCTACCCTGTCACCCTTGATGTACTACACCAG ATTTTCTCCAAGTTTGGCACTGTGCTGAAAATCATCACTTTCACTAAAAACAACCAGTTTCAGGCTTTGATCCAGTATGCAGATGGCATGACAGCTCAACACGCTAAACTG TCTCTAGATGGACAGAACATCTACAATGCTTGCTGCACCCTGAGAATAAGCTTTTCCAAGCTCACCAGCCTCAATGTCAAGTACAACAATGACAAAAGCAGGGACTACACCCGGCCAGACCTCCCAACTGCAGATTCACAGTCCTCCATTGACCACCAGACCATGGCTGCTGCATTTG CTGCACCAGGTATAATCTCGGCCTCTCCATATGGTGGAGCCCATGCCTTCCCCCCAACCTTTGCCATCCAGCAGGCAG GTCTGTCAATGCCTGGTATTCCCAGTGCCTTGGCGTCACTTGGCGTAGGCCACGGTGGcatggcagctgcagcagcggCTGCCAGCAGGCTCGGCCTGTCAGGGCTAGCTACAACAGGGGGACACAATGTTTTGTTGGTCAGCAATCTCAATCCTGAG AGCGTTACGCCACACTGCCTCTTTATTCTTTTCG GTGTGTATGGGGATGTGATGAGAGTGAAGATCCTgttcaataaaaaagaaaatgctttaaTCCAGATGTCTGATGGAACACAGGCTCAGCTAG CTATGAGCCACCTGAATGGCCAGAGGCTTCATGGCAGGGCCATGCGTGTGACACTGTCAAAACACACCACAGTGCAGTTGCCCAGAGAGGGTCATGAAGACCAAGGCCTCACAAAGGATTACAGCAACTCGCCACTGCACCGATTTAAGAAGCCTGGCTCCAAAAATTATTCCAACATCTTCCCACCCTCTGCAACACTCCACCTCTCCAATATACC gCCTTCTGTGGTAGAGGATGAACTCAGGAGATTGTTTGCCAGCTCAGGAGCCACCGTCAAGGCCTTCAAGTTCTTTCA GAAAGACCGAAAGATGGCCCTGATCCAGATGGGCTCAGTTGAAGAAGCGATCGAGTCCCTTATTGAGTTCCACAACCACGATCTGGGAGAGAACCACCATCTTCGAGTGTCCTTCTCAAAGTCCACCATCTGA
- the ptbp1a gene encoding polypyrimidine tract-binding protein 1a isoform X1, whose translation MDGRLDTDLYPLGSGYVPEIDSVHDISVGTKRGSDELFSSCISNGPYIMNSANGNDSKKFKGDVRSSGVPSRVVHVRKLPNDINEAEVIGLGLPFGKVTNLLMLKGKNQAFLELNSEECAQTMVNYYSSVTPVIRNHPIYMQYSTHKELKTDNSPNQVRAQAALQAVNALHGGGLGSMAIAADAGSMGGAGTQSPVLRVIVENLFYPVTLDVLHQIFSKFGTVLKIITFTKNNQFQALIQYADGMTAQHAKLSLDGQNIYNACCTLRISFSKLTSLNVKYNNDKSRDYTRPDLPTADSQSSIDHQTMAAAFAAPGIISASPYGGAHAFPPTFAIQQAGLSMPGIPSALASLGVGHGGMAAAAAAASRLGLSGLATTGGHNVLLVSNLNPESVTPHCLFILFGVYGDVMRVKILFNKKENALIQMSDGTQAQLAMSHLNGQRLHGRAMRVTLSKHTTVQLPREGHEDQGLTKDYSNSPLHRFKKPGSKNYSNIFPPSATLHLSNIPPSVVEDELRRLFASSGATVKAFKFFQKDRKMALIQMGSVEEAIESLIEFHNHDLGENHHLRVSFSKSTI comes from the exons ATGGACGG CCGCCTAGACACTGACTTGTATCCTCTGGGATCCGGCTACGTCCCTGAAATTGA CAGTGTCCATGACATATCAGTTGGCACAAAG CGGGGATCCGACGAGCTGTTTTCTTCCTGTATATCCAACGGGCCCTATATCATGAACTCAG CCAATGGCAACGACAGCAAAAAATTCAAAGGTGACGTCCGCAGTTCTGGTGTTCCATCACGTGTGGTTCATGTACGCAAGCTGCCCAATGACATAAATGAGGCTGAGGTTATTGGTCTGGGACTTCCTTTTGGAAAGGTCACTAATCTGCTGATGCTGAAAGGGAAAAACCAG GCATTCCTGGAACTGAACAGTGAGGAGTGTGCACAGACGATGGTGAACTACTACTCATCTGTCACCCCTGTAATCAGAAACCATCCCATTTACATGCAATACTCAACCCACAAGGAACTCAAGACTGACAACTCCCCAAACCAAGTG CGTGCCCAGGCAGCTCTGCAGGCAGTAAATGCTTTGCATGGAGGTGGGCTGGGGAGCATGGCCATTGCTGCAGATGCAGGCAGCATGGGAGGAGCAGGGACCCAAAGTCCTGTACTCAGAGTGATAGTGGAGAACCTCTTCTACCCTGTCACCCTTGATGTACTACACCAG ATTTTCTCCAAGTTTGGCACTGTGCTGAAAATCATCACTTTCACTAAAAACAACCAGTTTCAGGCTTTGATCCAGTATGCAGATGGCATGACAGCTCAACACGCTAAACTG TCTCTAGATGGACAGAACATCTACAATGCTTGCTGCACCCTGAGAATAAGCTTTTCCAAGCTCACCAGCCTCAATGTCAAGTACAACAATGACAAAAGCAGGGACTACACCCGGCCAGACCTCCCAACTGCAGATTCACAGTCCTCCATTGACCACCAGACCATGGCTGCTGCATTTG CTGCACCAGGTATAATCTCGGCCTCTCCATATGGTGGAGCCCATGCCTTCCCCCCAACCTTTGCCATCCAGCAGGCAG GTCTGTCAATGCCTGGTATTCCCAGTGCCTTGGCGTCACTTGGCGTAGGCCACGGTGGcatggcagctgcagcagcggCTGCCAGCAGGCTCGGCCTGTCAGGGCTAGCTACAACAGGGGGACACAATGTTTTGTTGGTCAGCAATCTCAATCCTGAG AGCGTTACGCCACACTGCCTCTTTATTCTTTTCG GTGTGTATGGGGATGTGATGAGAGTGAAGATCCTgttcaataaaaaagaaaatgctttaaTCCAGATGTCTGATGGAACACAGGCTCAGCTAG CTATGAGCCACCTGAATGGCCAGAGGCTTCATGGCAGGGCCATGCGTGTGACACTGTCAAAACACACCACAGTGCAGTTGCCCAGAGAGGGTCATGAAGACCAAGGCCTCACAAAGGATTACAGCAACTCGCCACTGCACCGATTTAAGAAGCCTGGCTCCAAAAATTATTCCAACATCTTCCCACCCTCTGCAACACTCCACCTCTCCAATATACC gCCTTCTGTGGTAGAGGATGAACTCAGGAGATTGTTTGCCAGCTCAGGAGCCACCGTCAAGGCCTTCAAGTTCTTTCA GAAAGACCGAAAGATGGCCCTGATCCAGATGGGCTCAGTTGAAGAAGCGATCGAGTCCCTTATTGAGTTCCACAACCACGATCTGGGAGAGAACCACCATCTTCGAGTGTCCTTCTCAAAGTCCACCATCTGA
- the ptbp1a gene encoding polypyrimidine tract-binding protein 1a isoform X4: MNSANGNDSKKFKGDVRSSGVPSRVVHVRKLPNDINEAEVIGLGLPFGKVTNLLMLKGKNQAFLELNSEECAQTMVNYYSSVTPVIRNHPIYMQYSTHKELKTDNSPNQVRAQAALQAVNALHGGGLGSMAIAADAGSMGGAGTQSPVLRVIVENLFYPVTLDVLHQIFSKFGTVLKIITFTKNNQFQALIQYADGMTAQHAKLSLDGQNIYNACCTLRISFSKLTSLNVKYNNDKSRDYTRPDLPTADSQSSIDHQTMAAAFAAPGIISASPYGGAHAFPPTFAIQQAGLSMPGIPSALASLGVGHGGMAAAAAAASRLGLSGLATTGGHNVLLVSNLNPESVTPHCLFILFGVYGDVMRVKILFNKKENALIQMSDGTQAQLAMSHLNGQRLHGRAMRVTLSKHTTVQLPREGHEDQGLTKDYSNSPLHRFKKPGSKNYSNIFPPSATLHLSNIPPSVVEDELRRLFASSGATVKAFKFFQKDRKMALIQMGSVEEAIESLIEFHNHDLGENHHLRVSFSKSTI, from the exons ATGAACTCAG CCAATGGCAACGACAGCAAAAAATTCAAAGGTGACGTCCGCAGTTCTGGTGTTCCATCACGTGTGGTTCATGTACGCAAGCTGCCCAATGACATAAATGAGGCTGAGGTTATTGGTCTGGGACTTCCTTTTGGAAAGGTCACTAATCTGCTGATGCTGAAAGGGAAAAACCAG GCATTCCTGGAACTGAACAGTGAGGAGTGTGCACAGACGATGGTGAACTACTACTCATCTGTCACCCCTGTAATCAGAAACCATCCCATTTACATGCAATACTCAACCCACAAGGAACTCAAGACTGACAACTCCCCAAACCAAGTG CGTGCCCAGGCAGCTCTGCAGGCAGTAAATGCTTTGCATGGAGGTGGGCTGGGGAGCATGGCCATTGCTGCAGATGCAGGCAGCATGGGAGGAGCAGGGACCCAAAGTCCTGTACTCAGAGTGATAGTGGAGAACCTCTTCTACCCTGTCACCCTTGATGTACTACACCAG ATTTTCTCCAAGTTTGGCACTGTGCTGAAAATCATCACTTTCACTAAAAACAACCAGTTTCAGGCTTTGATCCAGTATGCAGATGGCATGACAGCTCAACACGCTAAACTG TCTCTAGATGGACAGAACATCTACAATGCTTGCTGCACCCTGAGAATAAGCTTTTCCAAGCTCACCAGCCTCAATGTCAAGTACAACAATGACAAAAGCAGGGACTACACCCGGCCAGACCTCCCAACTGCAGATTCACAGTCCTCCATTGACCACCAGACCATGGCTGCTGCATTTG CTGCACCAGGTATAATCTCGGCCTCTCCATATGGTGGAGCCCATGCCTTCCCCCCAACCTTTGCCATCCAGCAGGCAG GTCTGTCAATGCCTGGTATTCCCAGTGCCTTGGCGTCACTTGGCGTAGGCCACGGTGGcatggcagctgcagcagcggCTGCCAGCAGGCTCGGCCTGTCAGGGCTAGCTACAACAGGGGGACACAATGTTTTGTTGGTCAGCAATCTCAATCCTGAG AGCGTTACGCCACACTGCCTCTTTATTCTTTTCG GTGTGTATGGGGATGTGATGAGAGTGAAGATCCTgttcaataaaaaagaaaatgctttaaTCCAGATGTCTGATGGAACACAGGCTCAGCTAG CTATGAGCCACCTGAATGGCCAGAGGCTTCATGGCAGGGCCATGCGTGTGACACTGTCAAAACACACCACAGTGCAGTTGCCCAGAGAGGGTCATGAAGACCAAGGCCTCACAAAGGATTACAGCAACTCGCCACTGCACCGATTTAAGAAGCCTGGCTCCAAAAATTATTCCAACATCTTCCCACCCTCTGCAACACTCCACCTCTCCAATATACC gCCTTCTGTGGTAGAGGATGAACTCAGGAGATTGTTTGCCAGCTCAGGAGCCACCGTCAAGGCCTTCAAGTTCTTTCA GAAAGACCGAAAGATGGCCCTGATCCAGATGGGCTCAGTTGAAGAAGCGATCGAGTCCCTTATTGAGTTCCACAACCACGATCTGGGAGAGAACCACCATCTTCGAGTGTCCTTCTCAAAGTCCACCATCTGA
- the ptbp1a gene encoding polypyrimidine tract-binding protein 1a isoform X3, which yields MDGRLDTDLYPLGSGYVPEIDSVHDISVGTKRGSDELFSSCISNGPYIMNSANGNDSKKFKGDVRSSGVPSRVVHVRKLPNDINEAEVIGLGLPFGKVTNLLMLKGKNQAFLELNSEECAQTMVNYYSSVTPVIRNHPIYMQYSTHKELKTDNSPNQVRAQAALQAVNALHGGGLGSMAIAADAGSMGGAGTQSPVLRVIVENLFYPVTLDVLHQIFSKFGTVLKIITFTKNNQFQALIQYADGMTAQHAKLSLDGQNIYNACCTLRISFSKLTSLNVKYNNDKSRDYTRPDLPTADSQSSIDHQTMAAAFGIISASPYGGAHAFPPTFAIQQAGLSMPGIPSALASLGVGHGGMAAAAAAASRLGLSGLATTGGHNVLLVSNLNPESVTPHCLFILFGVYGDVMRVKILFNKKENALIQMSDGTQAQLAMSHLNGQRLHGRAMRVTLSKHTTVQLPREGHEDQGLTKDYSNSPLHRFKKPGSKNYSNIFPPSATLHLSNIPPSVVEDELRRLFASSGATVKAFKFFQKDRKMALIQMGSVEEAIESLIEFHNHDLGENHHLRVSFSKSTI from the exons ATGGACGG CCGCCTAGACACTGACTTGTATCCTCTGGGATCCGGCTACGTCCCTGAAATTGA CAGTGTCCATGACATATCAGTTGGCACAAAG CGGGGATCCGACGAGCTGTTTTCTTCCTGTATATCCAACGGGCCCTATATCATGAACTCAG CCAATGGCAACGACAGCAAAAAATTCAAAGGTGACGTCCGCAGTTCTGGTGTTCCATCACGTGTGGTTCATGTACGCAAGCTGCCCAATGACATAAATGAGGCTGAGGTTATTGGTCTGGGACTTCCTTTTGGAAAGGTCACTAATCTGCTGATGCTGAAAGGGAAAAACCAG GCATTCCTGGAACTGAACAGTGAGGAGTGTGCACAGACGATGGTGAACTACTACTCATCTGTCACCCCTGTAATCAGAAACCATCCCATTTACATGCAATACTCAACCCACAAGGAACTCAAGACTGACAACTCCCCAAACCAAGTG CGTGCCCAGGCAGCTCTGCAGGCAGTAAATGCTTTGCATGGAGGTGGGCTGGGGAGCATGGCCATTGCTGCAGATGCAGGCAGCATGGGAGGAGCAGGGACCCAAAGTCCTGTACTCAGAGTGATAGTGGAGAACCTCTTCTACCCTGTCACCCTTGATGTACTACACCAG ATTTTCTCCAAGTTTGGCACTGTGCTGAAAATCATCACTTTCACTAAAAACAACCAGTTTCAGGCTTTGATCCAGTATGCAGATGGCATGACAGCTCAACACGCTAAACTG TCTCTAGATGGACAGAACATCTACAATGCTTGCTGCACCCTGAGAATAAGCTTTTCCAAGCTCACCAGCCTCAATGTCAAGTACAACAATGACAAAAGCAGGGACTACACCCGGCCAGACCTCCCAACTGCAGATTCACAGTCCTCCATTGACCACCAGACCATGGCTGCTGCATTTG GTATAATCTCGGCCTCTCCATATGGTGGAGCCCATGCCTTCCCCCCAACCTTTGCCATCCAGCAGGCAG GTCTGTCAATGCCTGGTATTCCCAGTGCCTTGGCGTCACTTGGCGTAGGCCACGGTGGcatggcagctgcagcagcggCTGCCAGCAGGCTCGGCCTGTCAGGGCTAGCTACAACAGGGGGACACAATGTTTTGTTGGTCAGCAATCTCAATCCTGAG AGCGTTACGCCACACTGCCTCTTTATTCTTTTCG GTGTGTATGGGGATGTGATGAGAGTGAAGATCCTgttcaataaaaaagaaaatgctttaaTCCAGATGTCTGATGGAACACAGGCTCAGCTAG CTATGAGCCACCTGAATGGCCAGAGGCTTCATGGCAGGGCCATGCGTGTGACACTGTCAAAACACACCACAGTGCAGTTGCCCAGAGAGGGTCATGAAGACCAAGGCCTCACAAAGGATTACAGCAACTCGCCACTGCACCGATTTAAGAAGCCTGGCTCCAAAAATTATTCCAACATCTTCCCACCCTCTGCAACACTCCACCTCTCCAATATACC gCCTTCTGTGGTAGAGGATGAACTCAGGAGATTGTTTGCCAGCTCAGGAGCCACCGTCAAGGCCTTCAAGTTCTTTCA GAAAGACCGAAAGATGGCCCTGATCCAGATGGGCTCAGTTGAAGAAGCGATCGAGTCCCTTATTGAGTTCCACAACCACGATCTGGGAGAGAACCACCATCTTCGAGTGTCCTTCTCAAAGTCCACCATCTGA